One window from the genome of Rufibacter tibetensis encodes:
- a CDS encoding alpha/beta hydrolase — protein MKYYLLSLLLLLSSASVMAQMTSGLTGKRDTSFTNHSAYLQAKKKHPDIKLVQEFSLPSVKEKRNVVYCRIGNRDLALDAFFPKKKTKGKTPAILIIHGGGWRSGSREQHIPLAQRLAALGYACFTVEYRLSTEALYPAAIHDLKSAVRWLRTNAKQYNLDTTKITALGFSAGGELAAFLGATNKKAEFEGNNCPSNASSQVHAVVDIDGTLSFAHPESGEGDDSRSTSAATYWFGFPKKEKMALWEEASPLAHVGKNSPPFLFINSSVDRMHAGRDDFRKVLDQHHIYSEVHTFPEAPHTFPLFDSWFEPMVSYIDSFLKKVYKSK, from the coding sequence ATGAAATACTATCTTCTAAGCCTTCTCCTGCTGCTTTCATCAGCTTCGGTTATGGCTCAAATGACCTCAGGTTTAACAGGGAAAAGAGATACTAGTTTCACCAACCACAGCGCTTACCTGCAGGCAAAGAAGAAGCATCCTGACATCAAGTTGGTACAGGAGTTCTCTCTGCCATCTGTGAAGGAAAAACGGAATGTGGTGTACTGCCGCATAGGAAACCGGGATTTGGCACTTGATGCCTTCTTCCCAAAGAAGAAGACCAAAGGGAAAACTCCGGCCATTCTTATTATCCATGGGGGTGGCTGGCGCAGTGGCTCAAGGGAGCAACACATTCCGCTGGCTCAAAGACTGGCGGCACTGGGCTATGCCTGCTTTACCGTAGAATACCGTCTCTCCACCGAAGCCCTCTATCCTGCTGCCATTCACGACCTAAAATCAGCAGTGCGTTGGTTACGAACAAATGCAAAGCAGTACAACCTGGATACAACTAAAATTACGGCCCTTGGCTTTTCAGCGGGTGGCGAGTTGGCAGCATTTTTGGGTGCCACTAACAAGAAGGCTGAATTTGAGGGCAACAACTGCCCAAGCAATGCTTCCAGTCAGGTGCACGCCGTGGTAGACATTGATGGTACACTTTCTTTTGCGCACCCAGAATCTGGCGAAGGAGATGATTCCCGCTCTACCTCAGCCGCCACCTACTGGTTTGGGTTCCCAAAGAAAGAAAAGATGGCTTTATGGGAAGAAGCATCGCCGTTGGCGCATGTAGGCAAAAATTCGCCGCCGTTCCTTTTCATCAACAGTTCAGTAGACAGGATGCATGCTGGCCGCGACGACTTCAGGAAGGTTTTAGACCAACACCATATTTATTCAGAGGTACATACGTTCCCGGAAGCCCCACACACCTTCCCCCTGTTTGATTCCTGGTTTGAACCGATGGTCTCCTATATTGATTCTTTCTTAAAGAAGGTTTACAAGAGTAAATAG
- a CDS encoding pectinesterase family protein produces MLKYVLAPLLFVCLFLQKVQAQQAYPSTLTVAQDGSGNYKTIQEAVNSVRDLGQKRVVIHIKKGIYKEKLIVPSWKTNISLIGESPESTIITGNDFSGKLVEGGKDAYKLEKFSTYTSYTVLIQGNGVQLENLTIENTAGRVGQAVALHVEGDKIIVRNCRILGNQDTLYTATAESRQYYENCYIEGTTDFIFGEATCVFQSCTIKSLANSYITAAAQRQSQQFGYVFFDCKLIAAPQAEKVYLGRPWRPYAKTVFIRTEMGAHITPEGWNPWKGDKMFPDKEKTTHYAEYQSSGAGANPSKRVLWSKQLSKKEAKKYTLENIFAGKEAWKPGSLDNN; encoded by the coding sequence ATGCTCAAGTATGTATTAGCCCCCTTGCTGTTTGTTTGTCTTTTCCTACAGAAGGTACAAGCGCAACAGGCGTACCCAAGTACCCTTACAGTCGCTCAAGACGGCAGTGGAAACTACAAAACCATTCAGGAAGCTGTTAATTCAGTTCGGGATCTAGGCCAGAAACGGGTTGTCATTCATATAAAGAAAGGCATCTACAAAGAAAAACTAATCGTTCCTTCGTGGAAAACCAACATCTCTCTGATTGGAGAAAGCCCTGAATCCACCATTATTACCGGCAACGATTTTTCTGGAAAACTGGTGGAGGGCGGAAAAGACGCCTATAAATTAGAGAAGTTTTCTACATACACCTCCTATACTGTCCTGATCCAGGGAAATGGGGTGCAACTAGAGAACCTAACTATCGAGAATACCGCAGGCCGGGTGGGACAGGCAGTCGCCTTGCATGTAGAGGGCGATAAGATCATTGTCCGTAATTGCCGTATTCTTGGAAACCAAGACACCCTATACACTGCCACAGCAGAAAGCCGGCAATACTATGAGAACTGTTATATAGAAGGTACTACTGATTTTATTTTTGGGGAAGCGACCTGTGTTTTCCAAAGCTGCACCATCAAGAGCCTTGCGAACTCCTACATTACCGCTGCAGCCCAGCGGCAGTCGCAACAGTTTGGCTACGTTTTCTTTGACTGTAAATTGATAGCCGCTCCACAAGCTGAAAAAGTTTACTTGGGGAGACCATGGCGACCTTACGCAAAAACAGTGTTTATCCGGACAGAAATGGGGGCTCATATCACTCCTGAGGGATGGAATCCTTGGAAAGGAGATAAGATGTTCCCTGACAAAGAAAAAACAACGCACTATGCTGAATACCAAAGCAGCGGAGCAGGAGCTAACCCCTCTAAACGGGTTTTGTGGTCAAAGCAACTTTCAAAGAAGGAGGCAAAAAAGTATACCCTGGAAAATATCTTTGCCGGAAAAGAGGCTTGGAAGCCAGGTAGCTTAGATAATAACTAA